A DNA window from Brassica napus cultivar Da-Ae chromosome C1, Da-Ae, whole genome shotgun sequence contains the following coding sequences:
- the LOC106375425 gene encoding protein ACTIVITY OF BC1 COMPLEX KINASE 1, chloroplastic has product MESIHCNSFAKPNFSLNQSLRRKHLSVLDRRDDPSRQRRTFSAVRTSNLSVTSAAASTDVSTSTRNASIGNRNPKDAAIMTTGMERVGKSSAALEQLDIERGVCIPFRKYSPETVRSKVLESRGSVVSLASRGVEIVWNLGLYWSTLVYDFLVGRDEEVVPFRARQLRNLLCNLGPSFIKAGQVLANRPDIIREDYMNELCILQDDVPPFPNEVAFKIIEEELGQPLESLFSKISSQTIAAASLGQVYRATLRATGEDVAIKVQRPQIEPIIYRDLFLFRTLASFLNGFSLQKLGCNAELIVDEFGEKLLEELDYTLEARNIEDFLENFKDDPTVKIPGVYKNLCGPRVLVMEWIDGIRCTDPQAIKDAGLDLNGFLTVGVSAALRQLLEFGLFHGDPHPGNIFAMQDGRIAYVDFGNVAVLSQQNKQILIDAVVHAVNEDYGEMANDFTRLGFLAKGTDVSPIVPALEAIWQNSAGKGLADFNFRSVTGQFNKLVYDFPIRIPERFSLVIRSLLTQEGICFTLKPDFKFLEVAYPYVAKRLLTDPNPALRERLIQVLFKDGNFQWKRLENLISLAKENVGQMSSNPALRVKRVESKLDLTDTIKDGARLFLLDEGIRRKLILALTEDSKLHVEELVDVYKLVEEEVDIPTLAMQVVQDLPNVFRDFVLSWSNSVLSDR; this is encoded by the exons ATGGAGTCGATCCACTGTAATAGTTTCGCAAAACCTAATTTCTCCCTCAATCAGAGCCTTCGTAGAAAACACCTCTCCGTTCTCGACCGGAGAGATGATCCTTCGCGGCAAAGGAGGACGTTCTCAGCTGTACGGACTTCTAACCTCTCAGTCACCTCCGCGGCGGCGTCGACGGATGTTTCCACTTCCACTAGAAACGCCTCGATTGGGAACCGGAATCCGAAAGACGCCGCGATAATGACGACGGGGATGGAGAGAGTAGGCAAATCGAGCGCGGCGCTGGAGCAGCTGGACATCGAGCGAGGCGTTTGCATCCCTTTCCGAAAGTATTCTCCAGAGACT GTGAGGAGTAAAGTGCTGGAATCAAGAGGATCAGTCGTCTCTCTTGCTTCACGAGGTGTGGAGATTGTTTGGAACCTGGGGCTGTATTGGTCTACCTTAGTGTATGATTTTTTGGTTGGGAGGGATGAGGAAGTCGTCCCGTTCCGTGCTAGGCAGCTTAGGAACCTTTTGTGTAACTTGGGGCCTTCTTTTATCAAAGCTGGACAGGTTCTTGCAAACAGACCTGATATCATCCGTGAAGATTACATGAACGAGCTCTGTATTCTTCAAGATGATGTTCCTCCATTCCCCAACGAG GTTGCTTTCAAGATTATTGAGGAAGAGTTAGGCCAACCTCTTGAGTCCCTGTTTAGCAAGATTTCTTCACAGACAATAGCGGCTGCGAGCTTGGGACAAGTTTATAGAGCTACTCTTCGTGCCACTGGAGAGGATGTTGCTATCAAG GTGCAGAGACCACAGATAGAGCCCATAATCTACCGGGATCTCTTTCTCTTCCGAACCCTTGCCTCGTTCTTAAACGGATTTAGTCTACAGAAACTGGGCTGCAACGCAGAGCTAATAGTTGATGAATTTGGAGAAAAACTTTTGGAGGAGCTTGACTACACCTTG GAAGCCAGGAACATTGAAGACTTTCTGGAGAACTTTAAAGATGACCCCACTGTCAAAATTCCTGGAGTATACAAGAATCTTTGTGGTCCGCGGGTTCTGGTAATGGAATGGATTGATGGTATTCGGTGTACTGACCCACAG GCCATCAAGGATGCGGGACTTGATTTAAATGGATTCTTGACCGTTGGCGTGAGTGCTGCTCTAAGACAGCTGTTGGAATTCGGATTATTTCACGGAGATCCACATCCTGGAAATATCTTTGCAATGCAGGATGGGCGTATTGCTTATGTGGACTTTGGTAACGTTGCCGTTCTGAGTCAG CAAAACAAGCAAATTTTGATTGATGCTGTTGTCCATGCGGTTAATGAGGACTATGGGGAGATGGCAAATGATTTCACTAGGCTCGGATTCTTGGCCAAGGGTACCGATGTTTCTCCTATTGTTCCAGCTTTAGAAGCCATCTGGCAGAATTCTGCCGGGAAAGGACTTGCAGATTTCAATTTCCGAAGTGTTACAG GCCAATTCAACAAGCTTGTGTACGACTTTCCCATCCGTATCCCGGAGCGGTTCTCTCTTGTTATTCGTTCTCTGCTTACGCAGGAGGGTATATGTTTCACACTGAAGCCTGATTTTAAATTTCTTGAG GTTGCTTATCCATATGTAGCAAAGCGCCTCCTAACGGATCCAAATCCCGCACTCCGGGAACGGTTGATACAG GTTCTATTCAAAGATGGTAATTTCCAATGGAAAAGGCTGGAAAACCTCATATCACTTGCAAAGGAAAACGTCGGCCAAATGAGTAGTAACCCTGCTCTACGAGTTAAGCGTGT GGAGAGCAAGCTTGATTTGACAGATACCATAAAGGATGGAGCTCGTCTTTTCCTCCTTGATGAAGGCATCCGCAGGAAACTTATTCTTGCACTCACAGAGGACTCAAAACTTCATGTAGAAGAG CTTGTGGACGTATACAAATTGGTTGAAGAAGAAGTAGACATTCCCACACTGGCCATGCAAGTCGTGCAAG ATTTACCGAATGTTTTTCGTGATTTCGTGCTGTCATGGAGCAACTCGGTGTTATCCGACAGATGA
- the LOC106375423 gene encoding uncharacterized protein LOC106375423 translates to MELVCEKQLQDFHLIINWDDLVCPICLDSPHNGVLLQCSSYQNGCRAFVCNTDHLHSNCLDRFITACSTDSPPSPAPEDDDDETLSKVLEESCKPVCPLCRGEVTGWVVVEEARVLLDEKHRSCEEEGCRFIGTYTELRQHAKSEHPDSRPSKIDPARKLDWDNFQQSSEIIDVLSTIHSEVPRGVVLGDYVIEYGDDDGDGGTGDEFEEGPGNEGSSSWWTSCILYKMFDNIRNARRNRRRARMLGESRSRRGSRRSSYDNSNSDDSSVASFEFPVYRVDEIDDEFVTTNGLNRSNAMHPRFSLVYNSRRRRSRFYAN, encoded by the exons ATGGAACTCGTTTGCGAAAAGCAGCTTCAAGACTTTCACCTGATCATCAATTGGGATGATTTAGTTTGCCCCATTTGCCTAGACTCCCCTCACAACGGCGTCCTCCTCCAATGCTCTTCTTACCAAAACGGATGCCGTGCCTTCGTCTGCAACACGGATCACCTCCACTCCAACTGCTTAGACCGTTTCATCACCGCCTGTTCCACAGACTCACCTCCCTCTCCTGCTCCTGAAGATGACGACGATGAGACACTGTCTAAGGTTTTGGAAGAGAGCTGCAAACCAGTGTGCCCGCTCTGCAGAGGAGAGGTCACCGGGTGGGTTGTTGTGGAGGAAGCTCGTGTTCTCCTCGACGAGAAGCACCGTTCTTGCGAGGAAGAGGGGTGTAGATTTATTGGAACTTACACCGAGCTTCGCCAGCACGCTAAGTCAGAGCATCCTGACTCTCGCCCTTCCAAGATCGATCCCGCGAGGAAGCTAGACTGGGATAATTTCCAGCAGTCGTCTGAGATCATCGACGTGCTGAGCACGATCCACTCCGAGGTTCCGAGAGGTGTGGTGTTGGGAGACTATGTGATCGAGTATggagatgatgatggtgatggtggCACTGGAGATGAGTTCGAGGAGGGTCCTGGCAATGAAGGGAGTAGTAGCTGGTGGACGTCTTGTATACTGTATAAAATGTTTGATAATATAAGGAATGCGAGGAGGAACAGGAGGAGGGCGAGGATGCTGGGTGAGAGTAGGAGTAGGAGAGGGAGTCGCCGCTCTAGCTATGATAATTCGAACTCTGATGACAGCTCGGTGGCGTCGTTTGAGTTCCCAGTGTATAGAGTAGATGAGATCGATGATGAGTTTGTAACAACAAATGGACTTAACAGAAGTAACGCTATGCATCCAAG GTTCTCTCTGGTTTACAATTCAAGAAGGCGTCGTTCTCGCTTCTATGCAAATTAG
- the LOC106375422 gene encoding cytoplasmic 60S subunit biogenesis factor REI1 homolog 1-like gives MPGLTCNACNMEFENEAERKLHYSSDWHRYNLKRKVAGVPGVTEELFEARQSALALEKGKSDEAPMLYTCGVCGKGYRSSKAHEQHLKSRSHVLRVSQGETSNGDEDVAIVTPLTRRFKNKENEESDDEWVEADSDEEMAADAEEEASEALSKLNVNESGAGEDDMDEDDAYELDPTCCLMCDKKHKTLEICMVHMHKHHGFFVPDVEYLKDPEGLLTYLGLKVKRDYMCLYCSELCHAFSSLEAVRKHMEAKSHCKLHYGDGDDEEDAELEEFYDYSSSYVDETGDQIVVAGETDNAVELVGGSELVITERSENTTTSRTLGSREFMRYYRQKPRPSSQNSNQIVASLSSRYKSLGLKTVPSKEDRVKMKALKEMNKRGETMRTKMAMKSNVIRNLPNNVPY, from the exons ATGCCGGGCTTAACATGTAACGCGTGTAACATGGAGTTCGAGAACGAAGCTGAACGAAAGCTCCATTACAGCTCCGATTGGCACCGTTACAATCTCAAGCGCAAG GTAGCTGGAGTTCCCGGGGTTACGGAAGAGTTGTTTGAGGCGAGACAATCTGCTCTTGCTCTGGAGAAAGGCAAATCAGATGAAGCGCCTATGCTTTACACCTGCGGGGTCTGTGGTAAAGGCTACAGGAGCTCCAAGGCTCATGAGCAGCATCTCAAGTCTCGGAGCCACGTTTTGCGTGTTTCGCAAGGGGAAACAAGCAACGGAGATGAGGATGTAGCGATAGTCACGCCGCTTACTCGCCGTTTCAAGAATAAAGAGAATGAGGAGAGTGATGATGAGTGGGTGGAGGCTGATTCAGATGAGGAAATGGCTGCTGATGCTGAGGAAGAGGCCTCGGAGGCTTTGTCTAAGTTGAATGTGAATGAGTCAGGAGCTGGTGAGGATGATATGGATGAAGATGATGCTTATGAGCTGGATCCAACCTGTTGTTTGATGTGTGACAAGAAACATAAGACTTTAGAGATCTGTATGGTTCACATGCATAAGCACCATGGCTTCTTCGTTCCGGATGTTGAGTATCTAAAAGATCCTGAAGGGCTTCTCACTTACCTCGGTCTTAAG GTCAAGAGAGACTACATGTGTCTCTACTGCAGCGAGCTGTGCCATGCATTCAGCAGCTTAGAGGCTGTAAGAAAGCATATGGAAGCAAAGAGTCATTGCAAATTGCAttatggtgatggtgatgatgaggaagatgCTGAACTAGAAGAGTTCTACGACTACAGCAGCAG TTATGTTGATGAAACTGGAGACCAGATAGTTGTAGCTGGTGAAACAGACAACGCTGTAGAACTCGTTGGTGGTTCTGAGCTCGTGATCACCGAGAGATCTGAGAACACAACAACGTCTAGGACTCTGGGGTCACGTGAATTCATGCGTTACTATAGACAGAAGCCGCGCCCAAGTTCTCAAAACAGTAACCAGATTGTTGCCTCTCTGTCTTCAAG GTACAAGAGCCTTGGTCTGAAGACAGTGCCATCGAAAGAGGATAGAGTGAAGATGAAAGCGCTCAAGGAGATGAACAAGAGAGGCGAGACAATGCGTACCAAGATGGCAATGAAGAGTAACGTCATAAGAAACTTGCCCAACAATGTTCCTTATTAG